The Chitinophaga sp. H8 region AAAATTGATCCTAATCAGCAGTGGGCCAAGCATGGGATGGTGCAGGCAATGAAAGCCAGGTATTGGCTGTATCGCCAGTTCCTGAATTATGCTTTTTTTATGGGCAGGCAAAAGGCAGGTATGCAGTGGGCTATCATTGTAGGTGTGTTTATTCTCACGCAGATAGCCAATAAGGTCTTTTTTCCTTTGTATGTATTGCTGGCCATATTTGTACTGTCTACCTGGCTGATAGGGCCGGTAAGCAACCTGTTTTTGCGTTTAAACGCCTATGGCAGATATGCCTTGTCTAAAGAAGAAGTGCAGGCCTCCAATATTACCGGTATCCTGATCCTGGTAGCTGCTTTGTCGGCAATTGTTTTCTTCTTTACGGAGATGGCAGGTATCCTGGCGCTTTGTATTGGTGCAGGAGTATTGTTATTGCCGGCATCCAGTATGTATTCACCTGTAGCAAAGCGCAAACAAAAGGTGTTGCAATTATATACGGGTGTACTGGCACTGCTGGCTGTGGCCGGTATTATCTATGCTTTTATCAGTAATGAGGCGTTGAATGTGCTGATGGGGATTATGTTGATCGGAGTGTTTGCTTATCAGTGGGTAGCTAATTACATTATCTCCAGAGAATAGCGGTCATTGCACAACGGATTACACGTAAAGTATTAAACTATAAATAAAAAGGTCCCGGTTTTTCACCAGGACCTTTTTTATTGTAATAACGTAATAGTATATACGATTAGATATCAATCTTGGCATACTTGGCGTGAGATTCGATGAATTCGCGGCGTGGAGGTACCTCGTCGCCCATCAGCATACTGAAGATACGGTCTGCTTCCGCAGCGCTTTCAATCGTTACCTGTTTCAGGGTACGGTTGTCCGGGTTGAGGGTAGTATCCCACAGTTGTTCTGCGTTCATTTCTCCCAAACCTTTATAACGCTGGATGTTTACGCTGTCTTCTTTACCACCGCCGGCAAGTTTGGCAACTGCTGCTTTCCGGTCTTCTTCTGTCCAGGCATAAATCTGGTCCTTGCCTTTTTTCACCAGGTATAAAGGTGGCTGCGCGAGGTATACATATCCGCTTTCTACCATGGCTTTCATGTAGCGGAATATGAATGTGAGGATCAGGGTGGCAATGTGGCTACCGTCCACATCGGCATCCGTCATGATGATCAGTTTGTGATAGCGGAGTTTGGCGAGGTTAAGGGCTTTATCATCTTCTTCCGTACCGATGGTTACCCCCAGTGCGGTAAAGATGTTTTTGATTTCCTCGTTCTCGTAGATCTTGTGTTCCATGGCTTTTTCCACGTTCAGGATCTTACCACGTAAAGGGAGGATAGCCTGGAAAGCACGGTTACGGCCTTGTTTTGCCGTACCACCTGCCGAGTCCCCTTCCACCAGGTACAGTTCGCATTTTTCCGGGTCATTATCAGAGCAGTCGGCCAGTTTACCAGGTAAACCGCTTCCGGTCATCACGCTTTTACGTTGTACCAGCTGACGGGCTTTACGGGCAGCTTCCCTGGCTTGTGCTGCCAGTACCACTTTGTTGATAATGGTTTTAGCTTCCCGCGGATGTTCTTCCAGGTATGCTTCCAGCACACCAGCAACGGCACTGTCTACCACCCCCATTACATCAGAGTTACCCAGTTTGGTTTTGGTCTGACCTTCAAACTGAGGCTCAGGCACTTTGATGTTGAGGATAGCGCTTAAACCTTCGCGGAAGTCATCACCGGTTACTTCTACCTTAGACTTTTCGAATAATTTATTCTTATCACCATAAGATTTGAATACACGGGTGATGGCGCGGCGGAAACCGGCTACGTGTGTACCCCCTTCGATGGTGTTGATATTATTAACGTAGGAGAAGATGTTTTCGTTGAAGGAGTCGTTGTACACCAGTGCTACTTCTACCGCTACATTGGAGCCTGCGTCATGTACTTCTACAAAGATAGGTTCGGGCAGTAATGGGTTACGGCGGGCGCCTTTGTCCAGCATCTGAACAAATTCGGTGATACCACCTTCGCTGTAGAATATTTCGCTGTGTTGCTGGCCATTGTCGTCCAGTTCGCGTTCATCGGTGAGGCTGATTTTGATTTTACGGTTCAGATAAGACAGTTCGCGTAAGCGGCTGGCCAGTATTTCACGGTTGTACACCGTTTCCTTGAAAATCTCGTTGTCGGGTTTAAAATGCACGGTAGTACCGGTATCTTCACTGGTACCGATTTCCCGTACAGCGTATTGCGGTACCCCGCGGTGATATTCCTGTTCAAACAGTTTGCCTCCACTGCGAACGGTAACATGTAAAAGGGTACTCAATGCGTTTACGCAGCTTACCCCTACCCCGTGCAAACCACCGGATACCTTGTAGGTATTTTTATCAAACTTACCACCGGCATGTAATACGGTCATTACCACTTCCAGTGCGGAGCGGCCTTCCTTTTTGTGGATTCCGGTAGGAATACCACGGCCATCATCCTTTACACTGATGGAATTATCGGTATGAATGGTGACGTCGATGTTTTTGCAGTAACCGGCTAAGGCCTCATCTATTGAGTTGTCCACCACTTCATATACCAGGTGGTGAAGACCTTTTATACCGATATCTCCGATATACATGGCCGGGCGCTTACGCACCGCTTCCAGTCCTTCCAATACTTGTATGCTCTCCGCATCATATCCGTTGCTGGAGGTAGTTGTTGTTTGCACTAGTTCTTCGCTCATATTTGGTGAAAATGCTGTTAGGATCTAAATCAGTAGTGAATCATGCAAATATACGAAAAATAAGGCTAATTCGCATAAAAGATGGCATGCTTTAAGGGGGGATATCAAAGTAAAAAGTGTATTATAGCCTTCCGGTGCCTGCTGTTTCTTTGACACCGGTAAAAAGTGTTTTCCACACCAGGTTAAAGAATGATTTTTTGATATCGCGGGTGTATTGTGGATGGGATACTCTGACGCCCTCGCCAGGCAGGGGGTTACTGTCTTTGATCACCAGGGCATTGGCTACCAGGCTTAATAATCCTTTTCTTTTATACTGCTGGCTGTTGCCCTCCTGCTTCAGAATAGCTATTTTAAGGTCATTATAGATGAATTTTACGGTACCGGCGGCGCTTTTTTCATTCCCTTTGATGGTAAATGTAAGGTCCTGGATATTGCAGGATTTGATTTCTATCTTACCCAGTGGTTGGGTAATAGGCGTCAATTGTTTGCCATTCATGCTTTTTAGTTGTCCGGACACCCCGAAACTACCTGCCTTATCACCCAGGATGAAGTCGAACCGGGCCATGAGCTTACCACTTTCCATGAATATGGCATCCATATCTGCAATGCAGTGATTGTTTTGGGCTACGAGGGAATCCATATTGGTAATATTCCGGAACAAACCATGGGTATTTTTGAAGGATACCACCCCTGATTGGTTGGATTCGGGGCTGAGTTCTGTATATTTTATGTGAACGCGGCTGCCTTCCAGGGAGTCTATTCTGACCGGAATGGGCAGTTTTGCCAGCAATTGGTTGG contains the following coding sequences:
- a CDS encoding tetratricopeptide repeat protein, producing the protein MPVLIQRAQLLLQQGRLQDAVTMLQQHLQHQANDIDGLFLLAICYLELKQPDSAATVIKNALSMVPDDDRFLYLHARVLLETDQYNAAIDAIREAVAIHPYVADYFGMWSQILLVKKDYRGALEKAEEGLALDPENQVCLNLRSHAMFSLGNKAAAFADLHEALEHNPENAYTHANLGWKWLEAGDHRKSLEHFRESLKIDPNQQWAKHGMVQAMKARYWLYRQFLNYAFFMGRQKAGMQWAIIVGVFILTQIANKVFFPLYVLLAIFVLSTWLIGPVSNLFLRLNAYGRYALSKEEVQASNITGILILVAALSAIVFFFTEMAGILALCIGAGVLLLPASSMYSPVAKRKQKVLQLYTGVLALLAVAGIIYAFISNEALNVLMGIMLIGVFAYQWVANYIISRE
- the gyrB gene encoding DNA topoisomerase (ATP-hydrolyzing) subunit B — translated: MSEELVQTTTTSSNGYDAESIQVLEGLEAVRKRPAMYIGDIGIKGLHHLVYEVVDNSIDEALAGYCKNIDVTIHTDNSISVKDDGRGIPTGIHKKEGRSALEVVMTVLHAGGKFDKNTYKVSGGLHGVGVSCVNALSTLLHVTVRSGGKLFEQEYHRGVPQYAVREIGTSEDTGTTVHFKPDNEIFKETVYNREILASRLRELSYLNRKIKISLTDERELDDNGQQHSEIFYSEGGITEFVQMLDKGARRNPLLPEPIFVEVHDAGSNVAVEVALVYNDSFNENIFSYVNNINTIEGGTHVAGFRRAITRVFKSYGDKNKLFEKSKVEVTGDDFREGLSAILNIKVPEPQFEGQTKTKLGNSDVMGVVDSAVAGVLEAYLEEHPREAKTIINKVVLAAQAREAARKARQLVQRKSVMTGSGLPGKLADCSDNDPEKCELYLVEGDSAGGTAKQGRNRAFQAILPLRGKILNVEKAMEHKIYENEEIKNIFTALGVTIGTEEDDKALNLAKLRYHKLIIMTDADVDGSHIATLILTFIFRYMKAMVESGYVYLAQPPLYLVKKGKDQIYAWTEEDRKAAVAKLAGGGKEDSVNIQRYKGLGEMNAEQLWDTTLNPDNRTLKQVTIESAAEADRIFSMLMGDEVPPRREFIESHAKYAKIDI